The proteins below are encoded in one region of Sedimentibacter sp. zth1:
- a CDS encoding flagellar biosynthetic protein FliO produces the protein MIAIIGIILVLFLTYYCTKSLSKGILKYSTSKNIKIIDKVPLGQNKYLIIIDVCDKNYLVSVTDNNINILKELDDNIVKNTDSSKVNNASFCKILNEAIKNRKSSKFKKGIISDEIDKFGERTKKKM, from the coding sequence TTGATAGCCATTATAGGTATAATTTTAGTATTGTTTTTAACTTATTATTGTACGAAGTCATTATCAAAGGGAATTTTAAAGTATTCTACATCTAAAAACATTAAAATTATTGATAAAGTCCCATTAGGTCAAAATAAGTATTTAATTATAATAGATGTATGCGACAAAAATTATTTAGTTAGTGTTACTGACAATAATATTAACATACTAAAAGAGTTAGATGATAATATAGTAAAAAATACAGATAGTTCAAAAGTAAACAATGCTTCATTTTGTAAAATATTAAATGAAGCAATAAAAAATAGAAAATCATCTAAATTTAAGAAAGGCATTATTAGCGATGAGATTGATAAATTTGGTGAAAGAACAAAAAAGAAAATGTAG
- a CDS encoding response regulator — MSGKIMIVDDAAFMRMMIKDTLKKNGYEELLEAGDGEIAVNTYKTESPDLVIMDITMPNKDGLQALKEIKEYDSNAKIVMCSAMGQESMVVEAIKLGAKDFIVKPFKADRILKTVTAVLG; from the coding sequence ATGAGTGGCAAAATAATGATAGTAGATGACGCGGCTTTTATGAGAATGATGATTAAAGATACTCTTAAAAAGAATGGGTATGAGGAACTTTTAGAGGCTGGTGATGGAGAAATTGCAGTAAATACATACAAAACAGAGTCACCTGACTTAGTAATTATGGATATAACGATGCCTAATAAGGACGGTTTACAAGCATTAAAGGAAATTAAAGAATATGATAGCAATGCTAAGATAGTAATGTGTTCAGCAATGGGACAAGAGTCAATGGTAGTTGAAGCAATAAAACTTGGAGCTAAAGATTTTATTGTTAAACCGTTTAAGGCAGATAGAATACTAAAAACTGTTACAGCAGTTTTGGGATAA